The Sphingobium aromaticiconvertens genome has a segment encoding these proteins:
- a CDS encoding CusA/CzcA family heavy metal efflux RND transporter: protein MLRSLVAAALSYRVLVLALALTVAGLGAWAFVNLPVDAYPNIAQTQVKMILKAPGMTPEEVESRVITPIEMEMLGIPNQAILRSTAKYAIADITIDFTDGADIYWARQQVAERLSGVMADLPASVSGGLAPISTPLSDVYMFTIEGPLSLQQKRELLDWTIRPALRTVPGVADVNALGGFVRTFEVRPDLVALAGTGLSTADISAAIESGNRNDGAGRLTSGEESLIVRAVGAIRTVEDLQSLVIASRDGHIVQLGDVATIGIGSLTRYGAVSKNGKAEAVEGLVIALRGADARQVVDGVRARLAEVEKTLPADTHVNVFYDRSDLIERAIGTVEEALLEATILVVVLLILFLGDWRAAAIVAATLPMAALITFLFMRGMGLSANLMSLGGLAIAIGMLVDGTVVVVENIVERLGRAHDDDHPRLNHVFQATNEVVVPVSAGIVIIALVFLPLLALQGLEGKLFAPVALTIVFALAGSLLLALTLVPVLSSFGLKSGHHGDPWIMRRISPRYRALLDAAFARKRLVYSLAAAGLVIAGIAYGAVGKTFMPTMDEGSVIVQLTKLPSISLDQSVKGDMAAQRALLTVPEVGDVIARVGADEIGLDPMGPNETDSFVRLKPQSEWRGDKDFVVGEMRKAMEGLPGIQPSFTQPIEMRVSEMLTGARGDLAVKIFGPDLAKLADLAGQVQRTLSSISGASEVLTVANDSVDYLQLDIDRAAAGRFGMPVDRMQDALRAQVEGIHAGIVAEGQKRVPIMIRGDESLRSDPTRFADLQLRTPGGILARVSDMARVERTQGPVKLDHENGSRFALVQAFVSGRDLVGYVDEARAAVAVKVKLPAGYRIVWGGQFENQQRASARLMLVIPVALLLIFFVLLATLRSLRASIVILLNIPFAMVGGIVSLWASGEYLSVPASVGFIALLGIAVLNGLVLVAYFRQLRTEGRSMTESVRLGAERRLRPVLMTASITAFGLVPLLFASGPGSEIQRPLAIVVIGGLITSTLLTLVLLPILFERFGESARETENA, encoded by the coding sequence ATGCTGCGCTCACTGGTCGCCGCGGCTCTATCCTATCGCGTGCTCGTGCTGGCTCTCGCGCTGACGGTTGCGGGCCTCGGTGCATGGGCCTTCGTGAACCTGCCGGTCGATGCCTATCCCAATATCGCTCAGACGCAGGTCAAGATGATCCTGAAGGCGCCAGGGATGACGCCCGAGGAGGTGGAGAGCCGCGTCATCACGCCGATCGAGATGGAGATGCTGGGCATTCCCAACCAGGCGATCCTGCGCTCCACCGCCAAATATGCCATTGCCGACATCACCATCGACTTCACCGACGGCGCGGACATCTACTGGGCCCGTCAGCAGGTTGCCGAGCGCCTGTCGGGCGTGATGGCCGATCTGCCCGCGTCGGTCAGCGGCGGCCTCGCCCCGATTTCGACGCCGCTGTCCGACGTTTACATGTTCACGATCGAAGGGCCGCTCTCGCTCCAGCAGAAGCGCGAACTGCTCGACTGGACGATCCGGCCCGCGCTCAGGACCGTGCCCGGCGTGGCTGACGTGAACGCCTTGGGCGGTTTCGTGCGGACGTTCGAGGTCAGGCCCGATCTGGTGGCGCTTGCCGGCACGGGACTGTCGACCGCAGACATCAGCGCTGCGATCGAAAGCGGCAACCGCAACGACGGTGCCGGCCGCCTGACAAGCGGAGAAGAATCGCTGATCGTCCGCGCGGTCGGCGCGATCCGCACGGTGGAGGATCTCCAGTCGCTGGTGATCGCCAGTCGCGATGGCCACATCGTCCAGTTGGGCGATGTCGCGACGATCGGGATCGGCAGCCTCACCCGTTACGGCGCCGTCAGCAAGAACGGCAAGGCCGAGGCGGTCGAGGGGCTGGTAATCGCCTTGCGCGGCGCCGATGCGCGGCAAGTGGTCGACGGTGTGCGCGCCAGGCTCGCCGAGGTCGAAAAGACGCTGCCCGCCGACACGCATGTCAACGTCTTCTACGATCGTTCCGATCTGATTGAACGCGCCATCGGCACGGTCGAGGAAGCCCTGCTTGAGGCGACGATCCTCGTGGTCGTGCTGCTCATCCTGTTCCTGGGCGACTGGCGGGCGGCGGCGATCGTCGCCGCGACCCTGCCGATGGCGGCCCTCATCACCTTCCTGTTCATGCGCGGTATGGGGTTGTCGGCGAACCTGATGAGCCTGGGCGGCCTCGCCATCGCCATCGGCATGCTGGTCGACGGCACGGTGGTGGTGGTCGAGAATATCGTCGAGCGGCTCGGGCGGGCTCATGATGACGACCATCCGCGCCTCAATCATGTCTTCCAGGCGACCAACGAGGTCGTCGTTCCTGTGTCGGCGGGCATCGTCATCATCGCGCTCGTCTTCCTGCCCTTGCTTGCGCTCCAGGGATTGGAGGGCAAGCTGTTCGCGCCCGTCGCGCTAACCATCGTCTTCGCGCTGGCTGGCTCGCTGTTGCTGGCGCTGACGCTGGTTCCGGTGCTGTCCTCCTTCGGCCTGAAGAGCGGCCACCACGGCGATCCCTGGATCATGCGCCGGATCTCGCCGCGTTACCGCGCGCTGCTGGACGCGGCATTCGCCCGCAAGCGACTGGTCTATAGTCTGGCGGCGGCGGGGCTGGTGATCGCCGGTATCGCTTATGGTGCGGTCGGCAAGACCTTCATGCCGACCATGGACGAGGGCTCGGTGATCGTGCAGCTCACCAAGCTCCCGTCGATCAGCCTCGACCAATCGGTCAAGGGCGACATGGCGGCGCAGCGCGCGTTGCTGACGGTGCCCGAGGTCGGCGACGTGATCGCCCGCGTCGGCGCCGACGAGATCGGCCTCGATCCGATGGGGCCGAATGAGACCGACAGCTTCGTGCGCTTGAAACCGCAGTCGGAATGGCGCGGCGACAAGGACTTCGTCGTCGGCGAGATGCGCAAGGCTATGGAAGGCCTGCCCGGCATCCAGCCCAGCTTCACCCAGCCGATCGAGATGCGCGTGTCCGAGATGCTGACCGGCGCGCGCGGCGATCTCGCGGTCAAGATTTTCGGGCCGGACCTCGCGAAGCTCGCTGACCTCGCCGGTCAGGTCCAGCGCACCCTTTCCAGCATAAGCGGGGCGTCGGAAGTGCTGACCGTCGCCAACGACAGTGTCGATTATCTCCAGCTCGACATCGATCGCGCGGCGGCCGGGCGTTTCGGCATGCCGGTGGACCGGATGCAGGATGCACTGCGCGCCCAGGTCGAGGGCATTCACGCGGGCATTGTCGCGGAAGGTCAGAAGCGCGTTCCGATCATGATCCGCGGCGACGAAAGCCTGCGCTCGGACCCAACGCGCTTCGCCGACCTGCAATTGCGCACGCCCGGGGGCATTCTCGCCCGCGTCAGCGACATGGCGCGGGTGGAGCGGACCCAGGGGCCGGTGAAGCTCGACCATGAGAACGGCTCGCGCTTCGCGCTGGTGCAGGCGTTCGTCTCGGGCCGCGACCTGGTGGGTTATGTCGACGAAGCCAGGGCGGCGGTGGCGGTAAAGGTCAAGCTGCCGGCTGGATATCGCATCGTCTGGGGCGGCCAGTTCGAGAACCAGCAGCGCGCCTCGGCCCGGCTGATGCTCGTCATCCCGGTGGCGCTGCTGCTGATCTTCTTCGTGCTGCTAGCGACGCTCCGGTCGCTGCGCGCCTCGATCGTCATCCTGCTCAACATCCCTTTCGCGATGGTGGGCGGCATCGTCTCGCTCTGGGCGTCGGGGGAATATCTCTCGGTGCCGGCCTCGGTCGGGTTCATCGCGCTGCTGGGGATAGCGGTGCTGAACGGTCTCGTGCTGGTCGCCTATTTCCGGCAGCTTCGCACCGAAGGGCGCAGCATGACAGAATCCGTCCGTCTGGGCGCGGAGCGCAGGTTGCGCCCGGTGCTGATGACGGCGAGCATCACCGCCTTCGGCCTCGTCCCGCTGCTGTTCGCCAGCGGCCCAGGCTCGGAAATCCAGCGCCCGCTCGCCATCGTCGTCATCGGCGGGCTCATCACCTCGACGCTGCTGACGCTGGTCCTCCTGCCCATCCTGTTCGAGCGCTTTGGTGAAAGTGCCAGGGAAACCGAAAATGCCTGA
- a CDS encoding DUF3240 family protein translates to MPDLLLTFHCATRDVETVVAAIRAASQAPIHIHDIAVRGRDFSDARTAERVTGNLDRSAIELIVADDAMTELVRAVAESRRDLPVRWRAVAVVARGRLA, encoded by the coding sequence ATGCCTGACCTACTCCTGACCTTTCACTGCGCGACCCGCGATGTCGAAACCGTCGTGGCGGCGATCCGCGCGGCATCACAGGCGCCGATCCACATCCACGATATCGCGGTGCGCGGCCGGGATTTCAGCGACGCACGCACCGCCGAGCGCGTGACGGGCAATCTTGATCGAAGTGCGATCGAGCTGATCGTAGCGGACGATGCGATGACCGAACTGGTTCGAGCCGTGGCCGAATCCAGGCGCGACCTGCCGGTTCGCTGGCGCGCCGTTGCGGTCG